A single Venturia canescens isolate UGA chromosome 1, ASM1945775v1, whole genome shotgun sequence DNA region contains:
- the LOC122410763 gene encoding uncharacterized protein, with amino-acid sequence MKKKCSCDDYEKPQNLEANLSSENEAKVTSEDKTNEEIRKIVEGLRGVQIGDTKLVKPVKRVPSLERQIKRAVVEMQNVTRQTTEPNVVAQGDSSDTRSLCETIVNSAIEAIPERDQLLGANTAKLDACWDKRRSEIRLFRQAVNQRVEPEMSKLRSTCFLHRMIKELEDAEANRVNVLAGPAVIDAATALNAAPISAMSQERIAAWEESEERFIRTIEGSREEDDETSIDTELPSTIGTPFEIYPIEVAPMKPGVVVDVQIEELESETTSRPATPTLLSSSDPPEEQLLKATESMPLAAPTLSGTLERAKSKNKKSLGGRLRKFFSSAFKRSKD; translated from the exons atgaagaaaaaatgttcctgCGACGACTACGAAAAACCTCAAAATCTTGAAGCGAATTTATCATCAGAAAACGAGGCTAAAGTAACGAGTGAGGATAAAACGAACGAAGAAATCCGTAAAATCGTGGAGGGTCTTCGAGGCGTACAGATAGGCGATACGAAGCTGGTTAAACCGGTGAAACGAGTGCCCAGTCTTGAGAGGCAAATTAAGAGAGCGGTCGTCGAGATGCAGAACGTGACGCGACAAACGACGGAACCGAATGTGGTCGCGCAGGGCGACAGCAGCGACACGCGGAGCCTCTGCGAAACCATCGTCAACTCTGCGATCGAg GCGATACCCGAACGGGATCAACTTCTCGGAGCGAATACAGCAAAGCTCGACGCTTGCTGGGACAAGCGGAGGAGCGAGATCCGTTTGTTCCGTCAGGCGGTGAACCAGCGAGTCGAGCCGGAAATGTCGAAGCTCCGCTCGACGTGTTTCCTGCATCGAATGATCAAAGAGCTCGAAGATGCAGAAGCTAATCGAGTGAACGTTCTGGCTGGCCCGGCAGTCATCGATGCGGCGACAGCTCTTAACGCTGCTCCGATAAGCGCTATGAGCCAGGAGCGAATAGCGGCGTGGGAGGAGAGCGAAGAAAGATTCATTCGTACGATCGAAGGCTCCAGGGAGGAGGACGACGAAACTAGCATCGATACGGAGCTCCCATCGACGATCGGGACTCCGTTCGAGATTTACCCGATCGAGGTCGCACCCATGAAACCAGGTGTCGTCGTCGACGTTCAAATCGAGGAATTGGAATCGGAAACGACCTCGCGACCAGCGACACCAACGCTGCTCTCATCGAGCGACCCCCCGGAGGAGCAACTTCTCAAAGCGACCGAATCCATGCCACTGGCGGCTCCGACATTATCGGGAACCCTGGAAAGAGCCaagtcgaaaaataaaaaaagtctcgGTGGCAGATTacgaaaattcttttcatcCGCCTTCAAACGCTCCAAAGATTGA
- the Mlc1 gene encoding myosin light chain 1 isoform X2 produces the protein MAVADLSPRELEKCEFAFSIYDADGTNVIDAFDLGNVLRALNLAPTNATIEKVGGTQKRGEKKMTLEEFLPIYADLKENDKDQGGYEDFLECLKLYDKAENGMMLAAELSNMLLTVGEKLADDEVNMVLSECMDPEDEDGFIPYAPFLKKLLAG, from the exons ATGGCAGTG GCGGATCTTAGTCCCAGGGAGCTCGAGA AGTGCGAATTCGCGTTCTCCATCTACGACGCCGACGGCACGAACGTGATCGATGCGTTCGACCTCGGCAATGTACTCCGAGCCCTGAACCTCGCCCCGACCAATGCGACGATCGAGAAAGTCGGCGGTACCCAGaagcgaggagagaaaaaaatgacgttggAAGAATTCTTGCCGATCTACGCTGATTTGAAAGAAAACGACAAGGACCAGGGTGGTTATGAAGATTTCCTCGAGTGTCTCAAGCTCTACGACAAGGCCGAAAACGGCATGATGCTCGCGGCTGAGCTCTCCAACATGCTGCTCACCGTCG GTGAGAAACTCGCCGACGACGAAGTCAACATGGTGCTCAGCGAGTGCATGGACCCCGAAGATGAGGATGGTTTCATCCCCTATGCTC CATTCTTGAAGAAACTCCTTGCAGGATAG
- the Mlc1 gene encoding myosin light chain 1 isoform X1, giving the protein MAVADLSPRELEKCEFAFSIYDADGTNVIDAFDLGNVLRALNLAPTNATIEKVGGTQKRGEKKMTLEEFLPIYADLKENDKDQGGYEDFLECLKLYDKAENGMMLAAELSNMLLTVGEKLADDEVNMVLSECMDPEDEDGFIPYAPFLRRMCDKAAPAVDF; this is encoded by the exons ATGGCAGTG GCGGATCTTAGTCCCAGGGAGCTCGAGA AGTGCGAATTCGCGTTCTCCATCTACGACGCCGACGGCACGAACGTGATCGATGCGTTCGACCTCGGCAATGTACTCCGAGCCCTGAACCTCGCCCCGACCAATGCGACGATCGAGAAAGTCGGCGGTACCCAGaagcgaggagagaaaaaaatgacgttggAAGAATTCTTGCCGATCTACGCTGATTTGAAAGAAAACGACAAGGACCAGGGTGGTTATGAAGATTTCCTCGAGTGTCTCAAGCTCTACGACAAGGCCGAAAACGGCATGATGCTCGCGGCTGAGCTCTCCAACATGCTGCTCACCGTCG GTGAGAAACTCGCCGACGACGAAGTCAACATGGTGCTCAGCGAGTGCATGGACCCCGAAGATGAGGATGGTTTCATCCCCTATGCTC CTTTTCTTCGACGGATGTGCGACAAGGCCGCTCCGGCCGTCGATTTCTAG